Below is a genomic region from Cotesia glomerata isolate CgM1 linkage group LG5, MPM_Cglom_v2.3, whole genome shotgun sequence.
ggtcggggcgggtataaaaaaaaaaaaaaaataaaagttaataaattgaaaaaaattgttattttaaactttactaacaaatgctctgattaagagtgatatcatgcacagaatttgtcacaaatatttgaactcattctaattacagaatttatttttttaagttgattaaaaattagtttttaattagaattcgacggctaagaaagattgaaattaaattattacaagtttgtagagtacatggatcgttttataaacattgctttactaactatcagaatataaaaaaaaagcaaataaaattcacaaaactattatgttttatttttttaaacttttatataaattatttgtgcagtattatcattaaatagttcattaacaatgatctagttaaaaattatttgtatttttttgacattttttggctAGTTCATGCACTGACATGttacatacagacgatgttgtgactgttatatatacagttgaaactcgctgtgtaggccggtcgcgccacgaaaatgcgaaagaaagcgaggttctgtgctgccgagccagaaaatatgcgtagcgcgcatgcgctagagcaggccataaaagttgctcttcctggagtaaattgctgccaggaagagcgtactttcggctaggagagcaagaaatagtatattacatacctaggccagtaaaataagaaaagtctcagatcacatgtaattgttggccgaggcgaagccgaggttgacaaacatgtgatctgaggctttcttatttactggccaaggtgtgtatactatttttctgctcgacgtagccggaatgtggcaactttgtttagcgcagcggccagaaagttgccactttccggccggagggcagaaaagataaatttcactatattttaagtttcaatcacataattatagcttataattgatggaattccagAGTCAAATGTCCCATCAGTCACTATGGAATGCCCCTGTAATTAATCtgtcataaaaattagataatgatagacttgaaattttttatttattacaattgataaaatatttttcacagaaataaTCGGTATATTTATCACAATGAGTTTAAATATCGATGAAAAGAAAGACAACTACGTAAAAGTTACTTGGGTTGTCAAACTTTGTGAGgtaattgcaaaattttataactcagaTCAATTTAAGATTATTAATATCGACAACATTAGCTTCAGTATGAAATTAGAACTAGGTGGTTCATCATCAAACGCAACTTTTGATTTAtgggtaaaaaaatcaaatccaGAACCAGCGCTAGCTTTAATTAAAGTGATGGTCGGAGACTTTTCGATAAATCAATCTCAGTGTTGGAAATCTTCAtcttactttaaaaatataatcatcCCAAAAGAGACAagtgttgaaaaaataattgaaaggaCTTGTAAAGAAAAGACTCTTCACAATGTTTATAAGTTGAAAATTACGTGTGAAATACATTGGAACAACACTGTAAAAAGTAGCCTTAATAACAATCTGTGTGATAAGATCCAGCGGTTCTACAATTCTGAAGAACTTAGTGATGTCACAATTATTGTTGACCAGGTTCGAATTCCAGCACATAAAGTTGTTTTAGCCGCTCACAGTGaagtattttcaaaaatgctGCAATCTGAAATGAAAGAAGCTAAAGacggtgaaataaatattaaatatattaatccAGAAGTAATTCTTGAAATGCTGCATTATTGTTACACAGGAACTATGAAAGCGAAGAATAGTGTTCAAATAGCTTTGCAGGTGCTTGAAGTCGCTGATATCTATCAAATTATCAAGCTCAAGGAAATTTGTGAGTTGAACTTGTGGAGCAGGATGTCTATTGGTAATGTTCTTCAAATAATTGATGCAGCTGATGATCATAATGCCATTAATTTGCGCCAGAAAGCTATGGAGTTCATACTTCGTCGTCATAAAGAAGTATTTCCAACCAATGAATTCCAGGAGCTGTTTTTTAGAAAACAAAAACTGATGCTTGAAATTGTTCGAGCTCTCAGCCATATGTAAAATAACAACTTTgttaaaattcacttttttataGAACTTTGCGCTCAAGTTAGTCTataattatgttattattatacttaaaatgaatatgaaggaaaaaaattataaagatttattagtataaattaaaataatagatatttcgtatttttataagatttataaaataaaaaaacattattatataaaattacctcaagaagaaaaattattttttttaccaatccTCAACTCAaacttgtatttattttttttaatagaaattaatcaaatttttattctagttTACAacacagaaatttattttcagtcGATCAATTTTTCTGCATGTTTTGaaattccaattttataaCTCGTCACATTTATAGCGTTGTAGGGATGGGCGatgttagcaaaaaaaatcgacATCGGACTatcgattttcgaaatttttcaccATCGAACCATCGATGTTTTGACAAAAACATCGAAACATCGATTGTAGACATCGATGTTGAAAATGCGCgcgaaaattagaaaaaattatacttataaCCAAATTTGGcgtaaaaagaaataatttttaattattttaattattattgcccgtacaccctcaaaattttgactaaaatCCAAAAACCTCTAAATAAGgcaaaaaattacgaaaaactgCAGCCACAgcgatgaataaaattttgtggatTTAGATCAAGcatgatttttatatatttcaatttactGAATCTGAATTTGAATGTTAATTAGCCTGTTGAgccgtcaaaatttgaaaaaatagcaaaaaactaaaaaaaattacaataaatcatgaaaaatcgaaattatcagaataaaaaaattttttggattcagattgagtatgattaaaattcaaaaaaatcttaaaaaccaaaaaatcgggaaaattaaagttataaataagagaaaaaaatctattaaacactTTGTAGGtcatttaaagattaaaaaaattcgatacaATCGAACGACAGTCTGAAATTCGAAAATATGGTTATTTCgttatttttgaattctaaGATCATATTCCAGCTATGAAAATGCACTTGCAAGTCATTAATAATtgtgtttaatagatttttttcccatatttataactgtaattttgcacgcctcatagcgcgaagcgcgtgaggttgtgctttatactcgactcgtcaaggtcaagcaattttgtgatctttaaatgtctctatcacaaccatattacacttatacaataatataagtagatgtacacggagaaaacacttaaatcaaaccatcttttactttctaaaatcatttcatgtagctattttgaaaaaaaaaacgttttgaaaaaaattttacgcggacgtccggatgtcaccccattttggatgtaccaacgattactcccgaacaaattgatatttcaagaccggaccttttttattagtttaagaattcgattagctgggtccgtatttcatatcagtagcctagtttacgtatttttttttttaaattgaatttttattaaaatttattacgatataaccgtacaaagacaaacgaattttcttatttgtcacgtgaaaactatggcgccacttgataaagctagattttttttagactgcgtacgcatataacaagaaaaaagggcgctgatatttaaaaaaaaatactttataaGAACTTACCTAATTATATTGttcttttctttttatcagtcacacaatttatttttcttaaaaatgaatgagcgttatgaggcgtgcacttttggattttccatactttttacgattttttggtattttcagatttttttaatttttagcgcgcgctaaaaatttctagtagaaatttatttcgatGTCAATGGTTCATTATTCTACATCGACCATCGATGTTTCGATTCCAAAAAATCGATGTTTCACAACTAGATTGAtagttgaataattaatttttaatttttgtaatttaattttaggttattcgaataaaaaattaatgattttattttttaattgcagaaaaaattaacaaagcagctgattctaaataattttatttgtgataccacaatataattattatttttcattttaatttgccTGTATTCGGGTGAGTTAATGTTATTACTATCATTTAAGGTGAAGGATGTACGCGCACTGAGGTAACATTGATATAAATGTTTGATTTTCTTTATATGCAGTCTAAAtacttgaaaataaattctgaaaattctATGACGTAAATTAGCAgatacttgaaaatttttattttattaaataaactaagtCTAAAAAATAGAAGAGTTTAAAGTCTGAAGTTCTTCaaatatggaatttttttttttaaattttacttgtcataatttgtttgtaaaaataattataaaaattattatatgtctctcaatttcagcgtgaaaaaaatttttatgggaataacgacaatatttaattaaataatta
It encodes:
- the LOC123266156 gene encoding TD and POZ domain-containing protein 1-like — encoded protein: MSLNIDEKKDNYVKVTWVVKLCEVIAKFYNSDQFKIINIDNISFSMKLELGGSSSNATFDLWVKKSNPEPALALIKVMVGDFSINQSQCWKSSSYFKNIIIPKETSVEKIIERTCKEKTLHNVYKLKITCEIHWNNTVKSSLNNNLCDKIQRFYNSEELSDVTIIVDQVRIPAHKVVLAAHSEVFSKMLQSEMKEAKDGEINIKYINPEVILEMLHYCYTGTMKAKNSVQIALQVLEVADIYQIIKLKEICELNLWSRMSIGNVLQIIDAADDHNAINLRQKAMEFILRRHKEVFPTNEFQELFFRKQKLMLEIVRALSHM